The following coding sequences are from one Danio rerio strain Tuebingen ecotype United States chromosome 21, GRCz12tu, whole genome shotgun sequence window:
- the prrg3 gene encoding transmembrane gamma-carboxyglutamic acid protein 3 isoform X3 has translation MAAAFLDGKDANSLLKRFRRANGFLEEFRQGNIERECAEESCSFEEANEVFENKEQTMEFWKNRSIYTVNSNADSNSERLDFGNMVVPLVGVAVIIIALFIIWRLSITRWRLAYTQNRYLANRNTRSLPRILVHRDPLSHSENFHANDRLSVVVSGTERNGSSLATQDARHHTGHSQNNRSLYVQDPSLSVASQLSGATPPPSYEEVTGHLESSSDETTVPYNDPPPKYEEIVLENLCSN, from the exons ATGGCAGCAG CGTTTCTAGATGGCAAGGATGCAAACTCTCTTCTTAAACGTTTTCGGCGGGCAAACGGTTTCTTGGAGGAGTTCCGGCAGGGCAACATCGAGAGGGAGTGTGCTGAGGAGAGCTGCAGTTTTGAGGAGGCCAATGAAGTATTTGAAAACAAGGAACAAACG ATGGAGTTCTGGAAAAACCGCAGCATCTACACAGTGAATAGCAATGCCGATTCAAACTCCGAGCGGCTGGACTTTGGGAACATGGTGGTGCCCCTGGTGGGCGTGGCTGTCATTATCATCGCGCTCTTCATCATCTGGCGGCTGTCCATCACTCGCTGGCGTCTGGCCTACACCCAGAACCGCTATCTGGCAAACCGGAACACCCGCAGCCTCCCTCGCATCCTGGTGCACCGCGACCCACTCTCACATTCAGAGAACTTCCACGCCAATGACAGGCTCAGTGTGGTGGTCAGCGGCACCGAGCGGAATGGGTCTTCTCTCGCCACCCAAGACGCTCGCCATCACACCGGCCACTCACAGAACAATCGCTCGCTATATGTTCAAGATCCATCTTTATCTGTGGCCTCCCAGTTGTCTGGGGCGACCCCGCCACCATCCTACGAGGAAGTCACAGGGCATTTAGAAAGCAGCAGCGATGAGACGACAGTTCCATACAATGATCCTCCACCAAAATATGAGGAGATTGTGCTAGAAAA CTTGTGCTCGAACTAG
- the prrg3 gene encoding transmembrane gamma-carboxyglutamic acid protein 3 isoform X2: MAAAFLDGKDANSLLKRFRRANGFLEEFRQGNIERECAEESCSFEEANEVFENKEQTMEFWKNRSIYTVNSNADSNSERLDFGNMVVPLVGVAVIIIALFIIWRLSITRWRLAYTQNRYLANRNTRSLPRILVHRDPLSHSENFHANDRLSVVVSGTERNGSSLATQDARHHTGHSQNNRSLYVQDPSLSVASQLSGATPPPSYEEVTGHLESSSDETTVPYNDPPPKYEEIVLEKARLNRTCEECICVHIYACLQHSFGLAFVLVRMCHRSHRLCLHA; this comes from the exons ATGGCAGCAG CGTTTCTAGATGGCAAGGATGCAAACTCTCTTCTTAAACGTTTTCGGCGGGCAAACGGTTTCTTGGAGGAGTTCCGGCAGGGCAACATCGAGAGGGAGTGTGCTGAGGAGAGCTGCAGTTTTGAGGAGGCCAATGAAGTATTTGAAAACAAGGAACAAACG ATGGAGTTCTGGAAAAACCGCAGCATCTACACAGTGAATAGCAATGCCGATTCAAACTCCGAGCGGCTGGACTTTGGGAACATGGTGGTGCCCCTGGTGGGCGTGGCTGTCATTATCATCGCGCTCTTCATCATCTGGCGGCTGTCCATCACTCGCTGGCGTCTGGCCTACACCCAGAACCGCTATCTGGCAAACCGGAACACCCGCAGCCTCCCTCGCATCCTGGTGCACCGCGACCCACTCTCACATTCAGAGAACTTCCACGCCAATGACAGGCTCAGTGTGGTGGTCAGCGGCACCGAGCGGAATGGGTCTTCTCTCGCCACCCAAGACGCTCGCCATCACACCGGCCACTCACAGAACAATCGCTCGCTATATGTTCAAGATCCATCTTTATCTGTGGCCTCCCAGTTGTCTGGGGCGACCCCGCCACCATCCTACGAGGAAGTCACAGGGCATTTAGAAAGCAGCAGCGATGAGACGACAGTTCCATACAATGATCCTCCACCAAAATATGAGGAGATTGTGCTAGAAAA AGCAAGACTGAACCGTACGTGTGAAGAGTGTATTTGTGTTCATATCTATGCCTGTTTGCAGCACTCATTTGGTCTAGCATTCGTGCTAGTAAGAATGTGCCACAGGAGCCACAGGCTTTGTTTACATGCTTAA